In Polaribacter sp. L3A8, a genomic segment contains:
- a CDS encoding DUF389 domain-containing protein, translating into MEEKNLIDETADQSKQEVKDGARGLLSSIKKYLKELLDFRHDTDHEATIEAIKADIPFKGATAWILIFAVFVASIGLNADSTAVVIGAMLISPLMGPILGIGSAFAINDIDVFKKSLVSLATMIVLSLLASFVFFYFFPLSEDTSELLGRTKPDIRDVLIAFFGGLALMVARTKKGTVASVIFGVAIATALMPPLCTAGYGLAKGLSGDPVGFTYAFGAMYLFTINTIFIALATFLVLKLLSFPMHKYANAARRKRYATVATVVGIAVMIPAFYTFIHALNESRMTSELKKFVNSEIKTITELQLIEQEPLISDKVLKLNFFNEVPESTVNVLYNQLRNNIQYKNIKDFKLDIKGSDTKSFDLITTAYNDKRQELAESKNIIDGLQKQIEELKGIVSSLNYRLEQGVLGKSNNEIAFSSVVKDAKIRYHDIREIGFARVLSSKDFIEIDTIPMAIIKWNTSIPDSIIQFKEKELRTWLQKEMSLDTLFIKREY; encoded by the coding sequence ATGGAAGAAAAGAATTTAATTGATGAAACTGCAGATCAATCTAAGCAAGAAGTAAAAGATGGTGCTAGAGGGTTACTTTCTAGTATCAAAAAATATTTAAAAGAACTTTTAGATTTTAGACATGATACAGATCATGAAGCAACCATAGAAGCTATTAAGGCAGATATTCCTTTTAAAGGAGCTACTGCTTGGATTCTTATCTTTGCGGTTTTTGTGGCCTCTATAGGGTTAAATGCAGATTCTACGGCAGTTGTTATCGGTGCCATGTTAATATCACCATTAATGGGGCCTATTCTTGGCATTGGTAGTGCTTTTGCTATTAATGATATTGATGTTTTTAAAAAATCGTTAGTAAGTCTTGCTACAATGATTGTTTTAAGTTTGCTTGCATCATTTGTATTTTTCTATTTCTTTCCATTAAGTGAAGATACTTCGGAGTTGCTAGGAAGAACAAAACCAGATATTAGAGATGTGTTAATTGCCTTTTTTGGTGGTTTGGCATTAATGGTTGCGAGAACAAAAAAAGGAACAGTAGCTTCTGTAATTTTTGGAGTAGCAATTGCTACCGCTTTAATGCCTCCTTTGTGTACTGCTGGTTATGGTTTGGCAAAGGGACTTTCTGGAGATCCTGTTGGATTTACCTATGCTTTCGGAGCAATGTATTTATTTACCATTAATACCATTTTTATTGCTTTGGCAACATTTTTAGTATTAAAACTGTTGAGTTTTCCAATGCATAAATATGCAAATGCAGCCAGAAGAAAACGATATGCAACTGTTGCAACAGTTGTGGGTATTGCAGTAATGATACCTGCTTTTTATACATTTATACATGCTTTAAATGAAAGCAGAATGACTTCTGAGCTAAAGAAGTTTGTAAATTCTGAAATTAAAACAATTACCGAATTACAATTAATAGAGCAGGAGCCATTAATATCAGACAAGGTGTTAAAGCTTAACTTTTTTAATGAAGTGCCAGAAAGCACTGTAAACGTATTGTACAATCAATTAAGAAACAATATTCAGTATAAAAATATAAAAGACTTTAAGTTAGATATTAAAGGAAGTGATACAAAGAGTTTCGATTTAATTACAACGGCATATAATGATAAAAGGCAAGAGTTGGCAGAAAGTAAAAACATAATTGACGGACTTCAAAAACAAATTGAAGAGTTAAAGGGGATCGTATCTAGTTTAAATTATAGGCTAGAGCAAGGTGTTTTAGGTAAGAGTAATAATGAAATTGCTTTTAGTAGTGTTGTAAAAGATGCTAAAATTAGATATCATGATATTCGAGAAATTGGTTTTGCAAGAGTATTGTCTTCTAAAGATTTTATAGAAATAGATACCATACCAATGGCAATTATAAAATGGAATACAAGTATACCAGATAGTATTATTCAGTTTAAAGAAAAAGAATTAAGAACCTGGTTGCAAAAAGAAATGAGTTTAGATACGCTGTTTATTAAACGAGAATATTAA
- a CDS encoding MlaE family ABC transporter permease: MNYLEHIGKYFMMLGRVFKKPQKVKVFYEALLKEIDDLGLKSLGIIMFISFFIGGVIALQTALNLDNPFIPKSLIGFAAKRSIILEFAPTFCSIILAGKVGSYITSSIGTMRVTEQIDALEVMGINALSHLVLPKVIATVFFYPFLISLGMFLGILGGWVTGVLSGLFSGADYIEGIQTDFDPFLLSYAIIKTLIFAFLIATVPSYHGYYVKGGSIAVGKASTQAVVWTTILIVIANYFLTQMLLT, translated from the coding sequence ATGAATTACCTAGAACATATTGGTAAATATTTTATGATGTTGGGGCGTGTTTTTAAAAAACCACAAAAAGTGAAGGTTTTTTATGAGGCTTTGCTAAAAGAAATTGATGATTTAGGCTTAAAATCTTTAGGGATTATTATGTTTATTTCTTTTTTTATAGGAGGGGTAATTGCCCTGCAAACAGCTTTAAATTTAGACAATCCTTTTATTCCGAAATCTTTAATAGGTTTTGCGGCAAAACGTTCTATTATTTTAGAATTTGCACCTACTTTTTGCTCCATTATTTTAGCTGGTAAAGTAGGGTCTTACATAACGTCTAGTATTGGTACAATGCGTGTTACAGAACAAATTGATGCCTTAGAAGTTATGGGGATAAATGCATTAAGCCATTTAGTATTGCCTAAAGTTATAGCAACGGTTTTCTTTTATCCTTTTCTAATATCATTAGGCATGTTCTTAGGTATTTTAGGAGGTTGGGTTACTGGTGTATTATCTGGTCTTTTTTCGGGAGCAGACTATATAGAGGGTATTCAAACCGATTTTGATCCCTTTTTATTATCGTATGCTATTATAAAAACTTTAATTTTTGCATTTTTAATAGCTACAGTGCCATCTTATCATGGTTATTATGTAAAAGGAGGGTCTATAGCTGTTGGTAAAGCAAGTACACAAGCAGTTGTTTGGACCACTATTTTAATTGTAATTGCAAATTATTTTTTAACCCAAATGCTTTTAACCTAA
- a CDS encoding glutaminyl-peptide cyclotransferase produces the protein MKNSTLFVAFLACFLLITSCSDVYKFSLNHKKQVALNSNIDVTLKEQEDKPINSVQFFVNGKEISSEGNTVSINTTDLGVGKHQISALVFYPEKTKKENSFFEVLADKAPVVYGYNIVNEYPHDKTAYTQGLEYHDGFLYETTGRRGQSTLRKVEIKTGKVLQTVDLDKKYFGEGMTILNNKIYWLTWQAKKGFVYNLETFKQEKEFAYNQSAEGWGFTHNGTELIKSDGSSKIWFLDPETLKEQKSIQVYTNKYAVDNLNELELINGKIYANKYQQNAIVIIDPKTGVVEGIANLKSLKTEMEKTQKLVPQDEVLNGIAFDEENNRLFVTGKHWGKLFEIELIKKQ, from the coding sequence ATGAAAAATAGTACTTTATTTGTTGCTTTTTTAGCGTGCTTTCTGCTTATAACATCTTGTTCTGATGTGTATAAATTTAGTCTAAATCATAAAAAACAAGTTGCTTTAAATTCTAATATTGATGTAACTCTTAAAGAACAAGAAGACAAACCGATAAATAGTGTTCAGTTTTTTGTGAATGGTAAAGAAATTTCTTCTGAAGGAAATACAGTTTCTATAAACACAACAGATTTAGGTGTTGGTAAGCATCAAATTTCTGCGTTGGTTTTTTATCCTGAAAAAACAAAAAAAGAAAATAGCTTTTTTGAGGTTTTAGCAGATAAAGCACCTGTAGTATATGGATACAATATTGTAAATGAATATCCGCATGATAAAACAGCATACACACAAGGTTTAGAATATCATGATGGTTTTTTATATGAAACTACAGGTCGTAGAGGACAATCTACTTTAAGAAAGGTTGAAATTAAAACGGGTAAAGTTTTACAGACTGTAGATTTAGATAAAAAGTATTTTGGAGAAGGAATGACCATTCTTAACAATAAAATCTATTGGTTAACATGGCAGGCTAAAAAAGGGTTTGTATACAATTTAGAAACCTTTAAACAAGAAAAAGAGTTTGCATACAACCAAAGTGCAGAGGGTTGGGGCTTTACACATAATGGAACTGAATTAATTAAATCTGATGGGTCTTCTAAAATTTGGTTTTTAGATCCTGAGACTTTAAAAGAACAAAAATCGATTCAGGTTTACACCAATAAATACGCGGTAGATAACTTAAATGAGTTAGAATTGATAAACGGCAAAATTTACGCAAACAAATATCAGCAAAATGCCATTGTTATTATAGACCCAAAAACGGGTGTTGTAGAAGGTATTGCAAATTTAAAATCTTTAAAAACAGAAATGGAAAAAACACAGAAGTTAGTTCCGCAAGACGAAGTTTTAAACGGAATTGCTTTTGACGAAGAAAACAACCGCCTTTTTGTAACTGGTAAACATTGGGGTAAATTATTTGAAATTGAATTAATTAAAAAGCAATAA
- a CDS encoding SprT-like domain-containing protein, giving the protein MSSNYQNFVPPKAIPFIEFLINDHNFTLKIVNQRETKHGDFRKLPNGQFQITVNNNLNKYQFLLTLVHEIAHHVTHQKFGRVQPHGKEWKMIFQHLMLPFLRPEIYPMEMLPYLAKYFKNPKASTDADVDLSLALRGNVAETGKNFIFEIPFGSLFVFKNIIYKRGNKRRTRFECLNMSNNKVYLFNQNVEIEFYKND; this is encoded by the coding sequence TTGAGTTCTAATTATCAAAATTTCGTTCCGCCAAAAGCAATTCCTTTTATAGAATTCCTGATCAATGATCATAATTTTACCTTAAAAATTGTAAATCAGAGAGAAACAAAACATGGCGATTTTAGAAAACTACCAAACGGACAATTTCAAATAACCGTTAACAACAACCTAAACAAATATCAATTTTTGTTAACCTTAGTGCATGAAATTGCACATCACGTAACACATCAAAAATTTGGAAGAGTACAACCACATGGTAAAGAATGGAAAATGATTTTTCAGCATTTAATGTTGCCCTTTTTACGTCCAGAAATTTACCCTATGGAAATGCTTCCTTATTTAGCTAAATATTTTAAAAACCCAAAAGCAAGTACAGATGCTGATGTAGATTTATCTTTAGCTCTAAGAGGAAACGTTGCCGAAACTGGCAAGAATTTTATTTTCGAAATTCCTTTTGGAAGCTTGTTTGTCTTTAAAAATATCATTTACAAAAGAGGAAACAAACGTAGAACACGTTTTGAATGTTTAAATATGAGTAATAATAAGGTATACTTATTTAATCAAAACGTAGAAATAGAATTCTATAAAAACGACTAA
- a CDS encoding SDR family NAD(P)-dependent oxidoreductase has protein sequence MKNVVITGTSRGIGFELAKKFAEKGHQVLALSRNTKPLSEFNHKNITILSVDLSINSDLEKVTNFIKNNWKQVDILINNAGKLINKPFTELSSDDFLEVYKVNIFAVAEITKLIIPFLQKGSHVVTISSMGGIQGSLKFPGLAAYSSAKGAVITLSELLAEEYKEQQIAFNVLALGAVQTEMLEEAFPGYLAPTSATEMANYIFDFSLTGNKYYNGKVLQVSSTNP, from the coding sequence ATGAAAAATGTAGTTATCACAGGAACAAGCCGAGGAATTGGCTTTGAACTTGCTAAAAAATTTGCAGAAAAAGGGCATCAAGTTTTAGCTTTATCTAGAAATACAAAACCACTTTCAGAATTTAATCATAAAAACATTACGATACTTTCTGTTGATTTATCCATAAATTCAGATTTAGAAAAAGTAACAAATTTCATCAAAAATAACTGGAAGCAAGTTGATATCTTAATTAATAATGCCGGAAAATTAATTAACAAACCTTTTACAGAATTGTCTTCGGATGATTTTTTAGAAGTCTATAAAGTAAATATTTTTGCTGTTGCAGAGATTACCAAATTAATAATTCCGTTTTTACAAAAAGGAAGTCACGTTGTTACAATTAGCTCGATGGGTGGAATTCAAGGAAGCTTAAAATTTCCTGGTTTAGCTGCTTATTCATCCGCCAAAGGCGCTGTAATTACTTTATCAGAATTACTAGCAGAAGAATACAAAGAACAACAAATAGCTTTTAATGTTTTGGCTTTAGGAGCTGTACAAACAGAAATGTTAGAAGAAGCTTTTCCAGGATACCTTGCACCAACATCTGCAACAGAAATGGCAAACTATATCTTTGATTTTTCTTTAACAGGTAATAAGTATTATAACGGAAAAGTATTACAAGTTTCATCTACAAATCCGTAA
- a CDS encoding ABC transporter ATP-binding protein: protein MIEVKNLHKGFGDVKVLKGITATFLPGETSLIIGESGSGKTVFLKSLIGLHTPEEGTISFDGRVNTQFTENEKQQWRQEIGMVFQGSALFDSQTVEENVMFPLKMFTNQSTEEMLARVNFVLKRVNLENSNYKLPAELSGGMQKRVAIARAIVMNPKYLFCDEPNSGLDPRTSIVIDKLIQEITDEYKITTVINTHDMNSVMEIGEKIIFLKDGKKAWEGTSEDIFKTDNEAVVSFVYSSNLFKKVREAYLNEKKI, encoded by the coding sequence ATGATAGAAGTAAAAAATTTACATAAAGGTTTTGGAGATGTAAAAGTATTAAAAGGCATTACGGCTACTTTTCTTCCAGGAGAAACCAGTTTAATAATTGGAGAAAGTGGTTCTGGTAAGACGGTGTTTTTAAAATCATTAATTGGTTTGCATACTCCAGAAGAAGGTACTATTTCTTTTGATGGTAGAGTTAATACGCAATTTACAGAAAACGAAAAACAACAATGGAGGCAAGAAATTGGAATGGTTTTTCAAGGAAGTGCCTTGTTTGATTCTCAAACGGTAGAAGAAAATGTGATGTTTCCGTTAAAAATGTTTACAAATCAATCTACTGAAGAGATGTTAGCGCGTGTAAACTTTGTTTTAAAAAGAGTTAATTTAGAAAACTCTAATTACAAACTACCAGCAGAATTGTCTGGTGGAATGCAAAAAAGGGTTGCCATTGCGAGAGCTATTGTAATGAATCCTAAATACTTGTTTTGTGATGAACCAAATTCAGGTTTAGATCCGCGTACTTCTATTGTTATAGATAAATTGATTCAAGAAATTACAGATGAGTATAAAATTACGACAGTAATTAATACCCATGATATGAATTCTGTGATGGAAATTGGAGAAAAAATAATTTTTTTAAAGGATGGTAAAAAAGCATGGGAAGGAACAAGTGAAGATATATTTAAAACTGATAATGAAGCTGTTGTGAGTTTTGTGTATTCGTCTAATTTATTTAAGAAAGTTAGAGAGGCGTATTTAAATGAAAAAAAGATATAA